In a genomic window of Streptomyces noursei ATCC 11455:
- a CDS encoding DUF3558 family protein codes for MHRSAKRLAGLLTCAAVPMLLVAGCSGSDSKSSGDSTPSGSSSAAASTAPSPTVAAAKFKKLPNPCTAFSKDTIDKLLPKVKDAAGSQGKSTDPTVRGACSWTSSDEQGVDGTQFRWLDVAFQRYDSDPSVGSGEKRATDFYTQQINDAKGTQGAKKVATVATAGTGDAATAITYDIAKEGNDFKNTTIVARTANIVVTVNYNGAGMAGADDPNGNDLLKAAQAATKEAVTAATKANNA; via the coding sequence ATGCACCGATCAGCCAAGCGACTCGCCGGCCTCCTCACCTGCGCAGCAGTACCGATGCTGCTCGTCGCCGGGTGCTCCGGCTCGGACAGCAAGAGCTCCGGTGACAGCACTCCCTCCGGCTCGTCCAGCGCCGCCGCCAGCACCGCGCCGTCGCCGACCGTCGCCGCCGCGAAGTTCAAGAAGCTGCCGAACCCGTGCACGGCGTTCTCCAAGGACACCATCGACAAGCTGCTGCCCAAGGTGAAGGACGCGGCCGGCTCGCAGGGCAAGTCCACCGACCCGACCGTCCGCGGCGCCTGCTCCTGGACCAGCTCGGACGAACAGGGCGTCGACGGCACCCAGTTCCGCTGGCTGGACGTCGCCTTCCAGCGCTACGACTCCGACCCGAGCGTCGGCTCGGGCGAGAAGCGCGCCACGGACTTCTACACCCAGCAGATCAACGACGCCAAGGGCACCCAGGGCGCCAAGAAGGTCGCCACCGTGGCGACCGCGGGCACCGGTGACGCGGCCACCGCCATCACCTACGACATCGCGAAGGAGGGCAACGACTTCAAGAACACGACGATCGTTGCCCGCACCGCCAACATCGTCGTCACCGTCAACTACAACGGCGCGGGGATGGCCGGCGCCGACGACCCCAACGGCAACGACCTGCTGAAGGCCGCCCAGGCCGCCACCAAGGAAGCCGTCACCGCCGCCACCAAGGCCAACAACGCCTGA
- a CDS encoding integrase: MTSALANEVDPYILPTPTPDSPVVLSQWISPGNTHPNSRYHDPVWSLAPLIDNPGTSLIAIHWKNCPASLRDEVKLVVWALINGERRPTFLRTKGLSARGRGSAPTMMQKYYEWFRLARWLHQRGITRLADCTEDQWRAYAGERRDEGISRIYAEMVFGYFTDLWVYDQLSASPAGISCPPWETEGIDDYLPAADGADNVENSTEPLDPQVLGPLLIWALRFVDDFADDILAAWAEQRRLMDVAASNTATSVSRTALKEHLLPLVNSGAPLPAAHVKGRLYLARDYVAAHTGATHAQIERLVKLHNIQDLVLERPAPCPLNAPVTGEIEGRPWREHISFGEATMLMQHLGTAAAIVIVYLTGMRPQEVQALRSGCCPDPDPTTDGMTGRHLIRSHHFKNVLDDNGNHASAGEVREVPWVAIAPVVRAIRVLERMVPEGELLLSAAHHDVHRPGGKQYQGAIRKTSLNRRIESFTVWANREAEAQGLPGQAVPEDPHGAIGMSRFRRTLAWHVARRPGGLIALAIQYGHMRTVLDTRTASGYGSRSRRGLHSVLDVETALAAADTAARFRDRTAAGEKISGPAARRAVTAAGQAPRFEGRLVPKTYAKKATAFLARDGIVLYDNPDAFLICAFKHDNALCEPEPGATAPKQYACKSGCGNTVRTDTHARQLRARADEIDQLSDHAPGPIARKLRANAVRLRETATLHDTTAQTIEGLT, encoded by the coding sequence GTGACCAGCGCTCTCGCCAACGAAGTCGACCCGTACATCCTGCCGACGCCTACCCCGGACAGCCCCGTCGTGCTGTCTCAGTGGATCAGCCCCGGCAACACCCACCCCAACTCCCGCTACCACGACCCTGTCTGGTCCCTGGCCCCACTCATCGACAATCCGGGCACCTCCCTGATCGCAATCCACTGGAAGAACTGCCCGGCATCCTTGCGGGACGAGGTGAAGCTCGTGGTCTGGGCACTGATCAACGGCGAGCGGAGACCCACCTTCCTCCGCACCAAGGGCCTCTCGGCCCGGGGCCGGGGCTCGGCCCCGACCATGATGCAGAAGTACTACGAGTGGTTCCGGCTGGCCCGCTGGCTGCACCAGCGGGGCATCACCCGCCTTGCGGACTGCACCGAGGACCAGTGGCGGGCCTACGCGGGCGAGCGCCGGGACGAGGGCATCAGCCGGATATACGCCGAGATGGTCTTCGGCTACTTCACGGACCTATGGGTGTACGACCAGCTCAGCGCCAGCCCCGCAGGCATCAGCTGCCCGCCGTGGGAGACCGAGGGCATCGACGACTACCTTCCCGCCGCCGACGGCGCGGACAACGTGGAGAATTCGACCGAACCGCTCGACCCGCAGGTCCTGGGCCCGCTGCTCATCTGGGCGCTGCGGTTCGTCGACGACTTCGCCGACGACATCCTGGCGGCCTGGGCCGAGCAGCGCCGCCTGATGGACGTGGCAGCGAGCAACACCGCCACCTCGGTGAGTCGGACCGCACTCAAGGAGCACTTGCTCCCGCTGGTCAACTCGGGAGCCCCGCTGCCCGCCGCTCACGTCAAGGGCAGGCTCTACCTGGCACGCGACTACGTCGCAGCGCACACCGGGGCCACCCACGCCCAGATCGAGCGACTCGTCAAGCTGCACAACATCCAGGACCTCGTCCTGGAGCGCCCGGCTCCCTGCCCGCTGAATGCTCCGGTCACCGGAGAGATCGAGGGCAGACCTTGGCGCGAACACATTTCCTTCGGCGAAGCCACCATGCTGATGCAGCACCTGGGCACTGCCGCCGCCATCGTGATCGTCTACCTCACCGGCATGCGCCCCCAGGAAGTCCAGGCCTTGCGCTCGGGCTGCTGCCCCGACCCCGATCCGACCACCGACGGCATGACGGGCCGACACCTGATCCGCAGCCACCACTTCAAGAACGTCCTCGACGACAACGGCAACCACGCCTCCGCCGGCGAGGTACGCGAAGTCCCTTGGGTCGCAATCGCCCCGGTTGTCCGCGCCATCCGTGTCCTGGAGCGCATGGTCCCCGAGGGGGAGCTCCTCCTCAGCGCTGCTCACCACGACGTCCATCGCCCCGGCGGCAAGCAGTACCAAGGAGCGATCCGGAAAACGTCCCTGAACCGGCGGATCGAGTCCTTCACCGTCTGGGCAAACCGCGAAGCCGAGGCCCAGGGGCTACCCGGTCAGGCTGTCCCAGAGGACCCGCACGGTGCGATCGGCATGTCCCGGTTCCGCCGCACCCTGGCCTGGCACGTCGCCCGCCGCCCCGGCGGGCTGATCGCCCTGGCCATCCAGTACGGCCATATGCGCACCGTCCTGGATACCCGTACCGCCAGCGGCTACGGTTCCCGCAGCCGCCGCGGCCTGCACAGCGTCCTCGACGTCGAGACCGCCCTGGCCGCAGCCGACACCGCCGCCCGCTTTCGCGACCGCACCGCGGCCGGCGAGAAGATCTCCGGCCCTGCAGCCCGCCGAGCCGTCACCGCCGCCGGACAAGCGCCCCGCTTCGAAGGTCGTCTCGTCCCCAAGACCTATGCGAAGAAAGCCACTGCGTTCCTGGCCCGGGACGGCATTGTCCTCTATGACAACCCCGACGCGTTCCTCATCTGTGCGTTCAAGCACGACAACGCGCTCTGTGAGCCCGAACCGGGTGCCACCGCTCCGAAGCAATACGCCTGTAAATCCGGCTGTGGCAACACGGTCCGCACCGACACCCATGCCCGCCAACTGCGTGCGAGAGCGGACGAGATCGACCAGCTCTCCGACCATGCCCCCGGCCCCATCGCCCGGAAACTGCGGGCCAACGCCGTCCGGCTCCGCGAGACGGCCACCCTCCATGACACCACTGCCCAGACCATTGAGGGCTTGACATGA